Genomic segment of Panicum virgatum strain AP13 chromosome 2K, P.virgatum_v5, whole genome shotgun sequence:
GCTCTGATGATTATATgattaagaaaaaaatatcCATGCGTTTTTGAGCCATTCTTTTTTCCCCTAGGTTCGCATCAATATTATATGGAAGTGCAGGCCACTAAGTGAAGATGAGTTTTCCCCTGCCATAGAAGACAACTACTATCTGCCAACAAAGTTCTACTTTGACCTTTCCTACGAGCAGGTCTGCTCTACTACCACTTTGTGCTATATAATGTTACAAATGTACCTTCTGATGGCACGTCTGACAATGGAAACTTCTACTGACTTGCAGGTTGTTCGGTTATATGAGTTGTTTGACAAGAGGAGGGTACAGCCCCCTATTCAAGAATATTCAAAAAATGAGAATTTGGAAACAACCCGCTCTAGCAAAAGGGGGCATGACAGAGAAAGCATGACTCCAGATGTTCCTCATTCTATTGATCAATCACGCCTTTTGGTTCCCAACATTTCAGAAGTTGTAAGAAGATATTCTACTGCTACAAGCATGCACACAGATTTACCACTTAGTGTTGAGACACACCCAAACATGTCCAAGCCCCTGGGAACAGAAATTGGAGCCCAAATTGCTTCTGCCCGCAGACACCATGACCAGATTGAATTCCAATCTCAGAGTGAGCTTTTCCCAGCTGCTGTTATGACCGATGCTGTTTCAACTCAAGTATCTGCACCTTGCTCTCAAActtctaggccctaccatttggttgcgaagcagccatatccattaccacaagaCTATGCACAAAATATCTTGCGTTCTGGATGTACAACTCAGGACCCAGCTGAAGGAGCTAAATTTATTGCAAATCAGGCATACCCATTATCTAGTGGTTATTTGTACAGTGGCTCGTTAACTTCTGGATATGCAACTCTGAATTCAACTTACAATGGAAGGAATCATTTGAATCCATCTTTTGCTCCACATGACTGTTCATATCCTGGTTTGTCTCTGTCAAATCTACGAAGTAACTCTGACTATCAAGTTCATTGTGACATTTGCCTTAACCAAGGACGCTCCAGGGCACATAATAGCGGCACATATGAATGTGAGCGGCAGTGTTTCAGTGAAGGAGAAGCTCCAACGCCGGCAAAACTGAGCCTACAGTGTATTCCCACATACACTGAAGTTCTTGAACGTGATGGAAAAACAGTACCAGCCATTGATCAGAAAAGGAATTATGCTGATTACATTCAGGTCCCTTACTGTGATGTAGACTTTgcaaatgatattgttgatCCACGGCCTACACAGCATAATATAAGAGCTGAAAACAACACAAAGAATTGGTGTAGCCCTCCACAACGAAGTGTTTTTTCTCGCTTAACACTGAACAAGCAACTGTCTTGCCAAGAGTCCACAGGTCCTACGCTCAACCAATTGGTTTCTTCTCTTTCTCAGAAGACAGAACATTGGAGTCACAAGAATAAACCAATTGCAGATGGTCTTGTTATACAGTTGATCGGGGAGAAGGCTATGGACTGTTCTCATAAAGAGCTGAACCTGCCAAGTCGACTAGAGCTGGGAGAAGAAAGCATGGGACCACAAGTTCCTTTCTACAACTTTAGGAGGCGAAGTGAAGTGGGGAAGGCGGATGCAAACTTGGGAAAGGAAATCAGTGGGAAAGTGAAGAGAAGAAAGCTTGTGCGCCCTTCCTTCGAAGAAAACAATGCTTCTACAAATGTTGGAGAAGAGCTTAAAGGAAACTGTACAGAAGACAGGAAACAAAACCACCTGGACATTTGTGGAAACCATTTTGGCATTGACCTTAACATGCCGATTCCTTCAGTAGATAGTTATCCTGTGGAGGAGGATAACAGAATGGCAGTGTGTCCTAGTGTTATCAAGGTACTGCATGAAATAGAAACAAACAAGCTAAACTCAGATGTGATGGAGACAGCAAAAGAACAAGATCCGTCCAGTACATCCGCACAAAAGATTTCAATCGATCTTATTGTTGCTGAGTTGAATTCAATGGATGAATCGAAACTGCAAACAATTCTTGATCAGGCTTCCTTGTTGCTGCAAACACTCGGTGAGCTCAAAAGTGGGAAGCCTAACAACACTGAAGGGGCTAGGTCAAGCGTTTCCAGTGAAGACAGGAAAGTAAACATGGCGTAAACTCTGATGGGGGACGCCAAATCTGGGTACAATTTACGGTGACAACAAAAAAGGGTGGTGCCCATCTTGATTAGAATATCTATGCTAGCACAAGATTAAGTTTATACGGGCAATTAGTGCCCGTTATGTAGTGGAGGTTTATCTTTGCCATGAAGTAATTTTGGGGGATATGGCATATTTCTGGAAGGGTGACTGCTACTACAATAACTACCACGTATCATAGAAGTTTAGGACTTAAATTTGGCCAAAGACGATGGCATCCATGTTACCATGGAATCCAGTTAATATGTAAATTACTATTCATGTGATGTCATGATAAGCCTGGGATGTCGAAACAAGGTAACTGATTGGCAGGCTGATGCAGGTAGTCCTGGTAGCAGTCTTTGGTGTATCTTCTGACGGCATTTGGAACGAAACAGGCTTCTGGTCAAACTTAGATGTGATACTGTATTTTCTTCCTGATACATGTCAAAAGCAGGAGGCCTGCTAGATTTTATAGGAGTATCAAGAAGCAGAAGATTTACAAGGCTACTGCTGCTGCACGATTATGATCTGATCAGATCTTGGAAGCTCGCGGGGGGACATTTTCTTGGCAAATCGGAAACATTAAAAACCAACCCATTTCTGGAACTTCTAACTGAAACATAAATTAGCAGGTGAAGCAAAATGGTAGGAGTCTAAACAATCACATTCTGGTGAGCAATAGATTTGCCATATACAGTTCCAGCCTCCAACGTTCCAAGGAAAAAGATAAATCAAAGAACAGCTACAGGAGTCCGAGGCATTTTCTAAGGATCAAGCTGACACAACCTTGGCTCATGCTCTAAGATTAAATGTACAGGATAAAAAGGGCAAAGATCCACCTAAAGAGAAACATGATGGCAGAAAGATCTATCTTGTACGTGAATGGTCTGGTATCCAGACCAAAGCCGCACCAAGCTAATTGCAAAATATTCTCACCGTTCCCCACCACACCAGTCTGCATGCTTCAAACACTGAGCCAAATTAATCTGCCAGTGATTTGACACCAAAACCGAACTGGACTCTTTATGGTTTCCAACCCATTATCTAATCATAGCTGCTGAGAACAAAGACGAATCAAAACATACATCAAAAACTTTCTTCAACAGAGGACATAGAGCTCGTAGGCATTCTTGAACAGCTCTTGGCTGGAGATGCCGGCAGCAACGAGATGACAAGCGCATGAAAAAATTGAGCAAGGAGTCGAGTATCATTTTCCACTGGACCATAACCGACCACAATGAGAACCAGACTGTTAGAACCAGTTGCGATCCAAACCATTACCAGCTTAATGCAAAcattttttttaccttttctgTATGTGCGTGTCTTTCCTGTGGCTTTGGCGCCGTCTGCTACTACAGTTTAGCGACAAGAAGTCCCTGATACTTTTTTACAGATGATGTGCAAATGAACACCGTTCAAACTTTGCTGAATACactttgttcttgcattacTGCTGCTTAGCAGCTCACATATTCGGACATAACTTCTTAGCTCAGCATTATATCTGATCAGGCCCACTGCGCATGACAAAAGCGAAATTGACATCATCGCTAGTGGGCCAATGTCACAGCAGATGTACAACATTTGAATATTATCTCGTGGAGATTTGGCCTTCGTTTTCTTCTACCTATTTCTCCTATCCTACGTCAGAGGACATCTTGTGCTACTGTACAGCTGCTCCGAGGAGAGACAACAAGATGACTCAACTGTATGTACATCACAGTCCACAGCATCCTCATCATCTGACAGAGCCTCCTGGAGTTGTAGGACTTGGGGGCGTCCGTGGGATGACGAACCGATCAATAATACGCACCGTGTTAATCGGGTCGAGGCCTGAGGCAGACCTCCATTTGCTTGGGAACTTCCTGGTGTAGCTCATCTGGAATGGCTGCTTGGGTTCCATATCCCAGTCTGGATCTAGCATCCAATCTTTTGGCACCTGATTCATTCACAGTATTGAGCTATTTATGACAATACACGGCTGTTtctattaaaaaaaaattgaagtctTACCTTGTCTACAGCCAGGGTGAAGACCTCAAGGTCTCCATTCTTCTTGATGTGGAACCGTGTGAACGCCTTATAATTTGCTATGCGCAGTGAAGAGAAGGCCTCATCGAAATGGATATGGAACCAGTTTATGCATACATATAAGTAGCTCCCAAACACCAGTGATACAACAGGTGTCGACAGCACCCAGAAGTACAGAAAAACACAGACGTAGTAGATGATGGCACCTCCCCGGGGAAGGGACTCTATTCCTTTTCTGCAAATTGTGCTTCTTGTTACCGCCATGACCTGTAGAGGGAGTATATGGCAGATAACAGTACCAACCATCAGAAAGGATCTCATTGTAGTTTACAAAGATGAAAGATTACAAAGATGAAAGAATACCTCTGGGACGTCAAATGCGGACATGAGGTACTTAATACATGCAGGGTAAAGCCCAAAGGTCCAATGCTCAAGACGAGCGCGAAGTCCTGTGGGATCAGGGAAATGCTCGCTTTCCACTTTGCGATACCATTTGTAAAGGGTATGGTAGCCTGAGAACAAGTACAAGAACAAACTTTTTTATAAATTGTGGATGAAGATGGGAACATAATAACACATGAGGCCACCACAAAGAATATACAGTTGATGCAAACTATTACACTATCCGGAGGATATAAGGACAGGTGATGAAAAGAAGGATCAGCCATTACTATCATCTTGCTCTCCTCCTCATTGTGGCCAAGATTTTTTAGACAAAAAAATGTTTATTAATGTGAGAATCAACGCTGCAGTTAGCAATGAAGCTAGATGTGCATGGGCATCAATAATGAATCATTTTCTCGGGATGGGCACTGCCAATTAATGATAACACATCACTATTTTTTCAATGGAATGGCAGATGCACTGGAACAATACTTGTGGATCACTGTGGACCTGCAGTGTTAAAGAATATGACTGGAATGGAAGTAACTTGCGCGCCTCGTACACTATCATCTTATATTTGGGATGCAAGGTCACAAGGGTTCGAGCAGAGGATATAGCATGTTTCATCAAGTGTGATGCacgtgaaaagaaaaaaaatgaaccaACCTGACGTTGCTAATAGATGGTTGCGGATGCAGATTTCAATAGCTAATTCCAGAAGTAGCATCAGTAGCACTGCCGAAGTTATATGAGCAGCAGCATGAAGAAAACCAAGCAAAGCACGTCTCCTACGTGACAGTTTTGTGGGTACAAAGAAAAATGATACCATCAGTAAGGTGACAACACCAGCTAGGGATACATAAGACCGCTCTAGAATCTCAAAAATAGCATTCCACATTGCAATGAAGAAACCATTGACACGACCAGCCCAGGAGTCTTCATGTAAGATGCGAAACGAGTCACACTGCATAGCACAACATATTGCATCAGGCCGCAAATAGAAGTAACTGAATCAGTGTACATTAGTGCTTGTGCAATATACATTGATTAGTAATGTAGTCTATTGCTACTTTCTTTTCATTATATGATATTTGCAAATTCCCTAATTGGACAAGAAGAATATAACCCCATTTGTTGGTTCACAGAAACTTGTGAGAGGGTAGAAAATTTAGTCCACTTGTacgccaaaaaaaaattataactgtTAGAGGATAATGTATGGCTGTGCTTGGGTTGGCCAATCAGGGCCCATGGCGCCTGGCCGCACCATCCTTCCTGGATGTGTGCACCGGCCCTAGGTTAGGTGCATCCGGTGCTCTCTGTGTACATGGCAAGGTTCCCTTGATTGATGGTATTCTATAAACCATTATGGttccttgcctatatatgtaACCGGCTATTGCCCCTTGGAATGCATCTACAATTCCTGGCCATTCCTGGCCATACTCTCCTTCAATAACATTGTATAAATCTTATTAGAAATGTGTCTACAAAGTCTCAGAATCTGTCTAAACTCTCTAAAACACCCTTCAAGACAGGAGGATGAGCTGGCTGGTCCTATGAAAACATCACCACTGATTACAGGATGGCAAGAATTATCACAGCCCTTAGGCATTCTGTTATTTGCCATCCTTAGTGTCAATTCTTGGTAGCAGTCATAATCATAGATGAACTTGTACCACCAAGAAGAAAGGGACCAAGAATTAATACATAGGATAACACCATTTCTCATGAATTTTAGAATTTAGCATTGTGAGTGTGAAAACCAAATGAACTTTTAGGCTTTTACTTAACCTAAGAAGGGCCAGTCTTCTACCAAGAACTGCACAGTTCATAAAGAGCAAATTTATCTGTTTTTTTTCCTCACCTGTGGAAACATTGAGAAAACCAGTACGAAGTACACAAAACCACCAATAACATCAAATTGCCAATTTTTCCTTCGAAACTTCAAAATGTTACCAAGCGCAATCTGGAGAGACAAACAATTAAGGAAAAGGTCACTTGGCAACACAAAACCCTCAAAAAACATGACCAATCAAATGCTACACTGAAATGAACTAATAATAAGGTATAAAAATGACGGAGTAAATCTTACCTTGCTAGAATCATTATAAGAAGGATATGTAGATTTTGTTTCATACTTGTTCCCATAAAATACTCTGAAGTTCTCAAAGACATGTGTTGGATGCAAAAAGGCCCCACCACATCCATTTACAAGTAAGTGCTGTACATGAACTGGTTCTTTTGACTCGACACAAGAATGTCGCATATAATGGTGCAGGTCTCCAGCCATCCGCAGTTTGCATCTCCCCCTGAGGTACTCCTGTATTAAATATGCAACGTTCGCTCCAGTTTTATCACCCCAGTACCAATCAAGGAGCCAGTTTGGTTCATGGGTTATAACAATAACAGAATCACTTTCACCGACCTGCATACTTCCATGGTAAATATCAGGTCACTAAAAAACATGTCCTGTAAAATCTTCAATGTTTTCTGCTTATGATGAAAAGATCTTCTAGCAACGTGTTACTATGAACcatcaaatttaaaataaaagaCAGCGCCTATCACAAAAACAAGTTGCTGACCAAATGAATATCAGACAACGAAATTACCTTCTGTCTACATAACTCGGCAAAAAACTTAAACTGGTAGACATCAATGTCGCCATGAAGAGCTTGGTCAAGGCCAAAAACCCACCAGCCATTGGGAAGCCTCAATGCAAAATAACTCTTCTTCTGAGGTAGGAACCACCCACCCAACCAACTCTTATGACAGATATACCTCATGAATGTGTTTAGTCCATCAAACCAATCTGTTCATAGCCGTGTAGGTTCAGTCACTCCGATTGTTTGAAACATCAATCCACAATGATaaattttggaaaatattttTGACATCTCCATGTTAACAAATCATTGGCATAATATATTCAGAAATAGGCAAACGAGAAAACACATAAACAAGCATCATTGCACACGATTATATGGTATGCTTTTATACAGATGGCGATAATTACCATGGTTTCCGGGGATCATAAAACATTGTGGTCCACGATATCGCCTGAGCTCAGAAACTCCAAGAGGAAGTTCAGGTTTCTCCAGTGCTATATGTTCAGGCTTATACCAAGCAGGAGGCTGGAGAGCATACTCAAAAGGGCAGAAAAAACGCCGTTCATACGAAAATGAGGATGGATTTGGATATCTGTAGATATAAGCAAGGGAGACTCCCATCATATAGGTAAACGAAATAATAATGGAATCTAAAGTAGCAAAATATTAATATAGCATAGCTTGAATGTCAACTTGTCAAATGTCAAAAACTAAATGAGTATTTACTGGTTATTTAGACTCAGTTCTAATGAGAAACATACGCAAGGTCTCCACCAATCAGTAGCAGCTGTCCACGGGGAAATGTTAGCCTTAAATCATCAGATTTTATGACTAACGAAGGTTGAGCAAGCAATCGTGCCACAGCATATGTAGAGTTACCACCATCGCCAGTATCTGCAATGAAGTCAAACCAAAGCTCATCTTTTTCATCAAGATGATCGTACAAAAGGTCGTGGCTGTTAGCTTCATCAGGAGTTTTACTCATAGCAGCCTGGTCAAGGTTAGGAAAAAAAACTGTCAATAACTGCCTTAGGACAACCATAGACTCAACCTGCTAGAGTAAAAATAAACCCAATTTGCAAAGCAAAGTCAGTAGTGATTTTAAATCACTATATTATGCGCCTATCAGGGAAAGATGCACAAGCAGAAACCAAGGAAAACAGGCACAGCATGGATGCGAAGAATTGATGTACCTGCATCATACGCATGTCAAATCTCCCAACAAAGAGAGTCACAGATATCATGAGGTCGAAGACAGTTTTAAATAAATCAGTTGATGTCCTGCAGAACAAAATTACCAACTTGTAAGTAACTTCTTCCATATCAAAGTGCAGTATAAGAAcatatgtactccctccattccaaattgtaggtcgttttggcaaatctagatacatagcttttgctatgcacctagatatgtgttatgtctagatacatagcaaaactatgcatctagatttgccaaaatgacctacaatttggaaggGAGAGAGTATTAACTAATAAGTAATAACATACCCAGAGTACCAAGGAACCATGTCCTCAAAATCTGGTTTCAACTGCTTCTTCAATTTCTCATACTCCGAAACTGTCAAAGGATGAGTTAAAGCCCATCTGCACATCAAAT
This window contains:
- the LOC120670894 gene encoding uncharacterized protein LOC120670894, with the protein product MGKEKLRKQPSGRLIESLKMERMRNILTHRYPYPHEHSRHFMIAVFACWVFFISSDNMQNLIMKLDKNFKWWSMYACLIGFFYFFSSPFIRKTFKPNYSNFNRWYIAWIFLAALYHLPSFQSMGLDLRMNLSLFLTIYISSLIFLMVFHIIFLGLWYLGLVSRMAEKKPELLTIIQNCAVISIACCVFYSHCGNRTVTRDKSIDRRTASWIAFSLWTKHDDNTLISRLLRMHKFKEQICSSWFAPVGSASDYPLLSKWAIYGELSSNGSGSSNEISPVYSLWATFIGLYIANYVVERSTGWALTHPLTVSEYEKLKKQLKPDFEDMVPWYSGTSTDLFKTVFDLMISVTLFVGRFDMRMMQAAMSKTPDEANSHDLLYDHLDEKDELWFDFIADTGDGGNSTYAVARLLAQPSLVIKSDDLRLTFPRGQLLLIGGDLAYPNPSSFSYERRFFCPFEYALQPPAWYKPEHIALEKPELPLGVSELRRYRGPQCFMIPGNHDWFDGLNTFMRYICHKSWLGGWFLPQKKSYFALRLPNGWWVFGLDQALHGDIDVYQFKFFAELCRQKVGESDSVIVITHEPNWLLDWYWGDKTGANVAYLIQEYLRGRCKLRMAGDLHHYMRHSCVESKEPVHVQHLLVNGCGGAFLHPTHVFENFRVFYGNKYETKSTYPSYNDSSKIALGNILKFRRKNWQFDVIGGFVYFVLVFSMFPQCDSFRILHEDSWAGRVNGFFIAMWNAIFEILERSYVSLAGVVTLLMVSFFFVPTKLSRRRRALLGFLHAAAHITSAVLLMLLLELAIEICIRNHLLATSGYHTLYKWYRKVESEHFPDPTGLRARLEHWTFGLYPACIKYLMSAFDVPEVMAVTRSTICRKGIESLPRGGAIIYYVCVFLYFWVLSTPVVSLVFGSYLYVCINWFHIHFDEAFSSLRIANYKAFTRFHIKKNGDLEVFTLAVDKVPKDWMLDPDWDMEPKQPFQMSYTRKFPSKWRSASGLDPINTVRIIDRFVIPRTPPSPTTPGGSVR
- the LOC120670902 gene encoding uncharacterized protein LOC120670902, which encodes MKREGPALSFRQDAVGDMAGAIFMSNTLTREQCFQAGIFGLPSEYEPFVRNVREGMPLFLFDHTLRNLYGVFEAASDGGLNISNAAFRSTQRSYPAQVRINIIWKCRPLSEDEFSPAIEDNYYLPTKFYFDLSYEQVVRLYELFDKRRVQPPIQEYSKNENLETTRSSKRGHDRESMTPDVPHSIDQSRLLVPNISEVVRRYSTATSMHTDLPLSVETHPNMSKPLGTEIGAQIASARRHHDQIEFQSQSELFPAAVMTDAVSTQVSAPCSQTSRPYHLVAKQPYPLPQDYAQNILRSGCTTQDPAEGAKFIANQAYPLSSGYLYSGSLTSGYATLNSTYNGRNHLNPSFAPHDCSYPGLSLSNLRSNSDYQVHCDICLNQGRSRAHNSGTYECERQCFSEGEAPTPAKLSLQCIPTYTEVLERDGKTVPAIDQKRNYADYIQVPYCDVDFANDIVDPRPTQHNIRAENNTKNWCSPPQRSVFSRLTLNKQLSCQESTGPTLNQLVSSLSQKTEHWSHKNKPIADGLVIQLIGEKAMDCSHKELNLPSRLELGEESMGPQVPFYNFRRRSEVGKADANLGKEISGKVKRRKLVRPSFEENNASTNVGEELKGNCTEDRKQNHLDICGNHFGIDLNMPIPSVDSYPVEEDNRMAVCPSVIKVLHEIETNKLNSDVMETAKEQDPSSTSAQKISIDLIVAELNSMDESKLQTILDQASLLLQTLGELKSGKPNNTEGARSSVSSEDRKVNMA